A region from the Branchiostoma lanceolatum isolate klBraLanc5 chromosome 2, klBraLanc5.hap2, whole genome shotgun sequence genome encodes:
- the LOC136426602 gene encoding uncharacterized protein, whose product MELKVTIFVAVFLFLGQVACSPTSVFERLAGGCDDVDCSSTTALESKNATLMQFWEKIKSAVDSTKRELGVREQQETSHVSHHLVAKIVRKLLADETVRKYIVESEMGRVNESVVAVLTSKISKLEFEMSHAMAENEELKSQVAEMRAEMTKELDTGSDDDDGERAGIEHQNGGHHDGRHVGGKSGRLKSRVAGLESTLADLQWELVAERNKVGRYEEELASLAVRQEELQVRLEELTLQVSADSHSAKKAEPTEKLPHEFTEDYQYDYVDDYHAPLGQRR is encoded by the coding sequence ATGGAGCTAAAAGTGACTATTTTCGTCGCTGTGTTCTTATTTCTCGGGCAGGTAGCCTGCTCGCCCACCTCCGTTTTTGAGAGGCTTGCCGGAGGCTGTGACGATGTGGACTGCTCTTCGACGACAGCACTTGAAAGCAAAAACGCCACCCTGATGCAATTCTGGGAAAAGATTAAAAGCGCCGTCGACTCCACGAAAAGGGAACTCGGGGTGCGTGAACAACAGGAGACGAGTCACGTCTCGCATCACCTCGTGGCTAAGATCGTTCGGAAGCTACTCGCCGATGAGACTGTCCGAAAGTACATCGTGGAATCGGAGATGGGTCGCGTGAACGAAAGCGTTGTCGCAGTCCTGACGTCGAAGATTTCCAAGCTTGAGTTCGAAATGTCTCACGCCATGGCAGAAAATGAAGAGTTGAAATCGCAAGTTGCCGAGATGAGAGCGGAAATGACGAAAGAGCTGGACACCGGAAGTGACGACGATGACGGAGAGCGTGCTGGGATCGAacaccaaaatggcggccaccacGACGGGCGCCATGTTGGTGGAAAGTCAGGGCGGCTGAAATCGCGCGTTGCTGGGTTGGAGTCCACTTTGGCCGACCTCCAGTGGGAGCTTGTCGCCGAAAGGAACAAAGTTGGTCGGTACGAGGAAGAACTGGCCTCACTGGCGGTCAGACAAGAGGAACTCCAAGTCAGGCTAGAAGAGCTCACTCTACAAGTGTCAGCAGACTCGCACAGCGCAAAGAAAGCAGAGCCAACCGAGAAACTTCCGCACGAGTTCACAGAGGACTACCAGTACGACTACGTCGATGACTACCACGCGCCTTTGGGGCAGAGGCGATAG
- the LOC136426601 gene encoding uncharacterized protein, translating into MAQLQGTQYRRLVWILLVCVLNIADCSSSTALGRRHLLSDDDDASDHTIATLTDFWQRVKAAVQDTEVKLDDTSPTEPLFGRDDAPLDPPPQTSALANDIVTQILSAVAHGNEQRVSNEDLLSNLTARVVSIESELARVRKVNDRLQDQVRNMTSIKKASRDKRRRHHSSVARLSRAITRLQGELEKEKHRVRRYEEELAFMSERQERLEGRIAEITLMFRDQHPILNPDPSVKVKSADGGLSASPEGSSQDKMEDKKDGDAHEEDEDDYYYDYNEHTARTPKEQ; encoded by the coding sequence ATGGCACAATTACAAGGTACCCAGTACAGGAGATTAGTGTGGATTTTGCTCGTGTGCGTCCTGAACATTGCGGACTGTTCTAGCTCCACGGCGCTCGGACGCCGCCATCTTCTTTCGGACGATGATGACGCCTCGGATCACACGATCGCCACCCTGACGGACTTTTGGCAGCGCGTCAAAGCTGCTGTTCAGGACACAGAAGTCAAACTGGACGACACCTCACCAACAGAACCGCTGTTCGGTAGAGATGACGCACCGCTCGACCCTCCCCCTCAGACCAGCGCTCTCGCAAACGACATCGTCACACAAATCCTCTCAGCCGTCGCCCATGGCAACGAGCAGCGCGTAAGCAACGAGGACCTCCTGTCCAACCTGACGGCAAGAGTCGTCAGCATCGAATCTGAACTTGCCCGTGTGAGGAAGGTCAACGACAGACTGCAAGATCAGGTCCGAAACATGACGTCCATCAAGAAGGCGTCACGTGACAAGCGCAGACGACACCACAGCTCGGTGGCGCGACTTTCCCGCGCGATTACCAGACTGCAGGGCGAGCTGGAGAAGGAGAAGCACCGCGTCAGACGGTACGAGGAGGAGTTGGCCTTCATGTCGGAGAGACAGGAGCGGCTGGAGGGCAGGATCGCCGAGATCACGCTCATGTTCCGCGACCAGCATCCGATCCTCAACCCTGACCCCTCCGTCAAGGTCAAATCCGCGGACGGAGGATTGTCGGCCTCACCTGAAGGAAGTAGCCAAGACAAGATGGAAGATAAGAAGGACGGCGACGCTCACGAAGAAGACGAGGACGACTATTACTACGACTACAACGAACACACGGCAAGAACGCCGAAAGAACAGTAG